In the Paralichthys olivaceus isolate ysfri-2021 chromosome 17, ASM2471397v2, whole genome shotgun sequence genome, one interval contains:
- the LOC109629528 gene encoding protein MFI-like: MSFQEGGPEEPQQEPLRGIASRIIQKAWRRYVHREVFRYFKQLINGCNQRDPQSILKTVNPREAELLDAAAGVFIRFRLGGITFPPSIYYKIFTHRPIADVCANSPKNYTQLGLKKLEARQSNIGWPPMQEERSGWYQRIENNSWRVFCKTVLPIAEPMEFGTNKKMDFHFSRLQRQQDVERWRKRRKIEWLRQMYNHGRTLPVHEHMVTRVGNSAQEAMETTEEKGDNDVEEWELDELLSWTTTLSFEEYMKEWRRLACSHSSEPSKDLQPHEFAGVSDDES, encoded by the exons aTGAG CTTCCAGGAAGGGGGCCCTGAGGAGCCCCAGCAGGAGCCGCTGAGAGGCATAGCATCCAGAATAATTCAGAAGGCCTGGAGAAGATATGTG CACAGAGAAGTCTTCAGGTATTTCAAACAGCTGATCAACGGTTGCAACCAGCGGGATCCACAGTCCATCCTGAAAACTGTCAATCCACGAGAG GCGGAGCTgctggatgctgctgctggggtGTTCATCAGATTTCGTCTTGGTGGG ATCACCTTTCCTCCCAGCATCTACTACAAGATCTTCACCCACCGGCCCATCGCAGATGTCTGTGCCAACAGCCCAAAGAACTACACTCAGCTGGGCCTTAAGAAGCTTGAGGCCCGGCAGAGCAACATCGGCTGGCCTCCGATGCAGGAGGAACGGTCAGGGTGGTATCAGCGTATAGAAAACAACAGCTGGAGGGTGTTCTGCAAGACG GTGCTTCCCATCGCTGAGCCCATGGAGTTCggaacaaacaaaaagatggACTTTCACTTTTCCAGGTTGCAGCGGCAGCAGGATGTGGAAAggtggaggaaaaggaggaaaattGAATGGCTGAGGCAAAT GTATAACCATGGTCGGACCCTTCCAGTGCATGAACACATGGTGACCCGGGTAGGGAACTCAGCCCAGGAAGCAATGGAGACCACTGAAGAGAAGGGGGACAATGATGTGGAGGAGTGGGAGTTGGATGAGCTCCTGTCCTGGACCACCACTCTCAGCTTTGAGGA GTATATGAAGGAGTGGAGACGTTTGGCTTGCAGTCACTCGTCTGAGCCGAGCAAAG ATCTCCAGCCACATGAGTTTGCTGGTGTGTCTGATGATGAAAGTTAG